The following are from one region of the bacterium genome:
- the recJ gene encoding single-stranded-DNA-specific exonuclease RecJ, with product MKKRWLSKPQNPEAAEKISRSLGVSPLLGRILAARGFSSAESADEFLSSRLSFLPDPMSIPGMERACERITAAIFAGEPLWIYTDFDADGVTSAALLGNFFSSIGVKWRARLPRRDKEGYGLHADPLREIAADGGGLVITADCGICDVQSASLAKSLGLGLVITDHHNPCGQLPDADAVVNPKIETSLYPDPMIAGVGVAWNLCVALRKVLRERGWFTELRPEPDLREFLDLVALGTVADLVPLRGVNRILVRAGLGAMNKNPRPGILALAETALLRSEYRASHLAYQLGPRINAAGRMESPHQALDLLMSDNMEEARLLAADLNRLNTERRAEETSSFQNAKDRVHQSGWLQSSLSLVVAGEDYHPGVVGIVASRLVEKFQRPSVVISATGDICKGSARTAGELDIYDTLKECEGMLLAFGGHKGAAGVTIKKSGIPAFRESFERAVRRRVIEEDLAPTLVSDAEASIEELTLPLVAELTRLEPFGYGNPSPQVILRNLEVAEAGHMGEGGNHLRLRLASENRSIEAVLWNSAHEVEGIRPGVRVDTIGTPRTRTRGGRTYVQFHALDIKVSEEQS from the coding sequence TTGAAAAAGCGCTGGCTGAGCAAACCCCAAAACCCCGAAGCGGCGGAGAAGATCTCCCGCAGCCTCGGGGTTTCGCCGCTTCTGGGGAGGATACTCGCCGCACGGGGGTTTTCTTCGGCTGAAAGCGCGGACGAGTTCCTCTCCTCGCGACTCTCCTTCCTGCCCGATCCCATGTCCATACCCGGCATGGAGCGGGCTTGCGAGCGGATAACCGCTGCGATCTTCGCCGGTGAGCCGCTCTGGATTTACACGGATTTCGACGCCGACGGAGTGACCTCGGCGGCGCTTCTGGGCAACTTCTTCTCCTCCATAGGCGTCAAGTGGCGCGCCCGGCTGCCCCGGCGCGACAAGGAAGGGTACGGCCTCCACGCCGATCCCCTCCGGGAGATAGCCGCCGACGGCGGCGGGCTGGTCATAACCGCCGATTGCGGCATCTGCGACGTCCAGTCGGCCTCTCTGGCCAAAAGCCTCGGCCTCGGCCTCGTTATCACCGACCACCACAACCCCTGCGGCCAGCTTCCCGACGCCGACGCCGTCGTAAACCCCAAAATCGAAACCTCCCTCTACCCCGACCCGATGATAGCCGGAGTGGGAGTCGCGTGGAATCTCTGCGTCGCCCTGCGGAAGGTTCTGCGCGAGAGGGGTTGGTTCACCGAACTTCGGCCCGAGCCCGACCTTCGTGAATTTCTCGATCTGGTCGCCCTCGGCACAGTCGCCGATCTCGTGCCCCTTCGCGGGGTAAACCGCATACTCGTCCGGGCGGGGCTCGGCGCGATGAACAAGAATCCCCGCCCCGGCATACTTGCCCTCGCGGAGACGGCGCTCCTCCGTAGCGAATACCGCGCCAGCCATCTGGCCTACCAGCTCGGCCCGCGCATAAACGCCGCCGGAAGGATGGAGAGCCCCCATCAGGCGCTCGATCTCCTCATGTCGGACAATATGGAGGAGGCGAGGCTGCTTGCCGCCGACCTCAACCGTCTCAACACCGAAAGGCGCGCCGAGGAGACCTCCTCCTTCCAGAATGCAAAGGACAGGGTTCACCAGAGCGGCTGGCTGCAAAGCAGCCTTTCCCTCGTTGTCGCGGGCGAGGACTACCACCCCGGAGTTGTCGGCATCGTCGCCTCGCGCCTCGTAGAGAAGTTCCAGCGCCCCTCTGTGGTAATCTCGGCGACGGGGGATATCTGCAAGGGGTCGGCGAGGACGGCGGGAGAGCTCGACATCTACGATACGCTGAAGGAGTGCGAGGGGATGCTTCTGGCCTTCGGCGGCCACAAGGGGGCGGCGGGAGTGACGATAAAAAAGTCCGGCATACCCGCCTTCCGGGAGAGCTTCGAGCGGGCGGTCAGAAGGCGCGTCATCGAAGAAGACCTCGCCCCGACCCTCGTCTCCGACGCCGAGGCGAGCATAGAAGAGCTTACCCTTCCCCTGGTCGCGGAACTCACCCGCCTGGAGCCCTTCGGCTACGGAAATCCTTCCCCGCAGGTCATCCTCCGAAATCTGGAGGTCGCCGAGGCGGGTCACATGGGCGAGGGGGGAAACCACCTGCGCCTCAGGCTCGCCAGCGAAAACCGCTCCATCGAGGCGGTGCTGTGGAACAGCGCCCACGAGGTCGAGGGAATCAGGCCAGGCGTCAGAGTCGATACGATAGGGACTCCCCGCACCCGCACGCGGGGCGGCAGAACCTACGTTCAGTTTCATGCGCTTGACATAAAGGTGTCGGAAGAACAAAGTTAA
- a CDS encoding osmotically inducible protein OsmC — MKVSFPGPMAVEASVGSFTVRTDQPVTSGGDNSAPSPYLLFLSSIATCAGFFALRFCQQREIATEGMELIAAFETNQESHKLEKVRLELKLPDGFPEKYEQAIVKAMDQCTVKRAIKDPPEFEITTVMM, encoded by the coding sequence ATGAAGGTTTCCTTCCCTGGGCCAATGGCGGTGGAGGCCTCCGTCGGCTCTTTCACAGTACGCACCGACCAGCCGGTAACCTCCGGCGGCGACAACAGCGCCCCCTCCCCTTACCTGCTCTTTTTGTCCTCCATCGCCACCTGCGCGGGGTTTTTCGCGCTACGCTTCTGCCAGCAAAGGGAGATAGCCACCGAGGGGATGGAGCTTATCGCGGCCTTTGAAACCAATCAGGAATCGCACAAACTTGAGAAGGTTAGGCTTGAACTGAAACTGCCGGACGGCTTTCCGGAAAAGTACGAGCAGGCGATTGTGAAGGCGATGGATCAGTGCACCGTGAAGAGGGCGATAAAGGACCCGCCGGAGTTCGAGATTACCACCGTGATGATGTAA
- a CDS encoding DUF1722 domain-containing protein, translating to MHRDDMETRITLGVSACLLGENVRYDGGCKLDPYLVHTLARFARFVPLCPETESGMGVPREPVDLWAGGGGEVRAVGRESLADYSRSWREWAKAKAGELEGEDLWGMILKSRSPSCGPQVEIREGCGQKRRTGMGFFAEEVARSLPLVVVESEESLYDPGRRENFIVRLFAMRRLKKLVEGEKTRGRLVDFHTCEKLLLMAHSAEGYRSLGRTVARPTKEPLDRVYEAYRDGFIGALSHRSTRAKNCNVLLHAAGYFKRNLDVIEKGELGEAIEGYRAGLLPLTVPMTLLNHWNRRWRHPWLGAQSYLNPHPLELRLKCLA from the coding sequence ATGCATCGGGACGATATGGAAACTCGAATTACTCTGGGGGTAAGCGCCTGCCTTCTGGGCGAAAACGTCCGCTATGACGGCGGCTGCAAGCTCGACCCCTATCTCGTTCACACTCTTGCGAGGTTCGCCAGATTCGTCCCCCTGTGCCCCGAGACGGAATCGGGCATGGGAGTGCCGCGCGAGCCCGTGGACCTCTGGGCCGGAGGCGGCGGAGAGGTGCGCGCCGTCGGGAGAGAGAGCCTGGCGGACTATTCACGCTCCTGGCGGGAGTGGGCAAAAGCAAAGGCCGGGGAACTGGAGGGGGAGGACCTCTGGGGGATGATCCTGAAAAGCCGTTCCCCCTCCTGCGGCCCGCAGGTAGAAATCCGGGAGGGGTGCGGCCAGAAGAGACGCACGGGAATGGGTTTTTTCGCCGAGGAGGTGGCCCGCTCCCTTCCTCTGGTGGTGGTGGAGAGCGAGGAGAGCCTTTACGACCCCGGCAGGCGGGAAAACTTCATCGTCCGCCTCTTCGCCATGCGCAGGCTGAAAAAGCTTGTCGAGGGGGAAAAGACAAGGGGAAGGCTCGTCGATTTTCACACCTGCGAAAAACTTCTCTTGATGGCGCACTCCGCCGAAGGCTACCGGAGCCTCGGCAGAACCGTCGCCCGGCCGACAAAAGAGCCTCTGGACCGGGTCTACGAAGCTTACCGCGACGGTTTCATCGGCGCGCTCTCCCACCGGTCTACGCGGGCGAAGAACTGCAACGTCCTTTTGCACGCCGCGGGTTACTTCAAGAGAAACCTCGACGTCATAGAAAAGGGCGAGCTCGGCGAGGCGATAGAGGGCTATCGCGCCGGGCTGCTCCCCCTGACCGTTCCCATGACCCTCCTTAACCACTGGAACAGGCGCTGGCGTCACCCCTGGCTCGGCGCGCAGAGCTATTTGAATCCCCATCCGCTGGAATTGCGTCTTAAGTGTCTCGCCTGA
- a CDS encoding response regulator produces the protein MKQRAMVADVDASASRILEVLLSGFDYDLVVVKDDETAYKTFVEYGPDVVFVDTLLPRKGAFELIKRIRQTEGGDRVSVYVTSAIRGGSLKEESLSVWGAAGYLPKPLELDILRSQLAPSLSTKSADSKGGGQGEEEEVPEQGEFARSNFPMIFASLLRREAPIRLAAGLGKVRKAVHFDNGKIIFARSNLLAETLASYLQDKNFIDENQYREGVRVSIDQKKMIGEAFISLGAVTRGDIDAAIRSNIEEKVKNLFTWKSGWYKIMPHADPPAEIPGGPIEGWKLLWDEINTPAGQTHLSEYLTKLASRKIIEGPSPSEILDVTGFSQKDFEKVIGLAKGRPVVEACEDVGMRKMNLLYFLVLSGYLEVNEETSASGQGSEGFEELKRRELSRRLAWMSGRNHFQILGVQMTASDAEVSAAYGKLVGELRAGEDKLSGGGEARRLIGELSEIAGKSLEALSTRTKRDDYIESLKHGGDVPLSAEDRIKKAENSYKEGVTALKCQRWDEAIDRLGWAVDMNPSNAEYLIRHSEALLMREGGDKQTTLNRAESNLRKALEAESENPEIYYLLGRVQNAKGKAPQAIEYLQKALSLKPSYQAPALELKKMKDQSKGGFSLFGKRR, from the coding sequence ATGAAACAAAGAGCGATGGTCGCCGACGTCGATGCCAGCGCGAGCCGGATTCTGGAAGTCCTGTTATCCGGTTTCGATTACGATCTGGTGGTGGTGAAGGATGACGAGACTGCCTATAAAACCTTCGTCGAGTACGGACCCGACGTTGTTTTCGTGGATACCCTTTTGCCTCGCAAGGGCGCTTTCGAGCTGATAAAGCGCATACGGCAGACGGAAGGGGGCGACAGGGTGAGCGTGTACGTCACGAGCGCTATTCGCGGCGGGTCGCTCAAGGAGGAATCTCTCAGCGTCTGGGGCGCGGCCGGGTACCTGCCCAAGCCGCTCGAACTGGACATTCTGCGCTCGCAACTGGCTCCTTCCCTATCCACCAAGTCCGCCGACTCCAAAGGCGGCGGGCAGGGCGAGGAGGAGGAGGTTCCGGAGCAGGGCGAATTCGCGCGCTCGAATTTCCCGATGATATTCGCCTCCCTGCTTCGCCGCGAAGCCCCGATACGGCTCGCGGCGGGTCTCGGCAAAGTGAGAAAGGCCGTACACTTCGACAACGGCAAGATTATCTTCGCCAGATCAAACCTCCTCGCCGAAACCCTCGCGAGTTACCTGCAGGACAAGAACTTCATAGACGAAAACCAGTACCGCGAAGGGGTTCGCGTCTCCATAGATCAGAAAAAGATGATCGGGGAGGCCTTCATATCTCTCGGCGCGGTGACCAGGGGAGACATCGACGCGGCCATACGCAGCAACATCGAGGAGAAGGTCAAGAACCTCTTCACCTGGAAGAGCGGCTGGTACAAGATAATGCCCCACGCCGATCCCCCCGCCGAGATACCCGGCGGCCCCATCGAGGGATGGAAGCTCCTCTGGGACGAGATAAACACCCCCGCCGGCCAGACGCACCTGAGCGAGTATCTGACGAAACTCGCCTCACGCAAGATAATCGAGGGGCCCTCCCCTTCGGAGATTCTCGACGTGACCGGCTTTTCGCAAAAGGATTTTGAAAAAGTTATCGGTCTCGCCAAAGGGAGGCCGGTGGTCGAAGCCTGTGAAGACGTGGGGATGAGGAAGATGAACCTCCTTTATTTCCTCGTCCTCTCCGGTTATCTGGAGGTGAACGAAGAGACCTCCGCCTCCGGGCAGGGCAGCGAGGGGTTTGAAGAGCTAAAGCGCAGGGAACTCTCCCGCAGGCTTGCGTGGATGAGCGGGCGCAATCACTTCCAGATACTGGGGGTTCAGATGACCGCCTCCGACGCCGAGGTGAGCGCCGCGTACGGAAAGCTTGTCGGCGAACTGCGCGCGGGCGAGGACAAGCTCTCGGGCGGGGGCGAGGCCCGGCGTCTTATCGGCGAACTCTCCGAGATCGCAGGGAAGTCCCTGGAGGCGCTTTCCACCAGGACAAAGCGCGACGATTACATCGAGAGCCTCAAGCACGGCGGAGACGTACCCCTGAGCGCCGAAGACCGGATAAAGAAGGCGGAGAACTCCTACAAGGAGGGTGTCACCGCCCTCAAGTGCCAGCGGTGGGACGAGGCGATAGACAGGCTTGGCTGGGCGGTGGACATGAACCCTTCCAACGCCGAATACCTCATACGCCACTCAGAGGCGCTTCTCATGCGGGAAGGCGGGGACAAGCAGACGACCCTGAACCGCGCCGAAAGCAACCTCCGGAAGGCGCTCGAAGCCGAAAGCGAGAATCCCGAGATCTACTACCTCCTCGGCAGGGTGCAAAACGCCAAGGGCAAGGCCCCGCAGGCTATCGAATACCTGCAAAAGGCCCTCTCGCTAAAGCCCTCCTATCAGGCTCCCGCCCTGGAGCTGAAGAAGATGAAGGATCAGTCGAAGGGGGGGTTTTCTCTTTTCGGCAAGCGCCGCTGA
- a CDS encoding class I SAM-dependent methyltransferase, with protein sequence MTEIPHEAGKSSIDLIDFEIFYSSLPLAPGMEVLDLGCGSGSYALRLAGRLGPLSVVRGFDLWSEGVEKLNRTASELGLTNVRAETADLSGLSAVRDGEADLALMATVLHDLTARGTGQGALGEAVRALRKGGWLALVEFKKIDSRPGPPLEIRLSPEDLLRLTAPFGLAPGKVVELGTSTYLMLFQKP encoded by the coding sequence ATGACCGAAATACCGCATGAGGCAGGAAAGTCGAGCATCGACCTGATCGACTTTGAAATATTCTACTCGTCGCTTCCCCTAGCTCCGGGAATGGAGGTGCTCGACCTCGGCTGCGGCTCGGGGAGCTACGCCCTCCGGCTGGCCGGGAGGCTGGGGCCTTTGTCCGTGGTGCGAGGCTTCGACCTCTGGAGCGAGGGCGTTGAAAAGCTTAACCGGACCGCTTCCGAACTCGGCTTGACGAACGTACGGGCCGAAACCGCCGACCTTTCCGGCCTGTCCGCCGTCCGTGACGGCGAGGCGGACCTTGCGCTGATGGCCACGGTGCTCCACGACCTCACGGCGCGAGGGACCGGGCAAGGTGCGCTTGGGGAAGCCGTACGGGCGCTTCGGAAGGGCGGCTGGCTCGCCCTCGTGGAGTTCAAAAAGATCGACTCCAGGCCCGGCCCCCCGTTGGAGATACGCCTTTCGCCCGAAGACCTTCTTCGCCTCACCGCGCCCTTCGGACTCGCGCCGGGCAAGGTCGTTGAACTGGGGACCTCAACCTATCTGATGCTTTTTCAAAAGCCATAG
- a CDS encoding DUF2318 domain-containing protein — MSNDIKKDKFAEKRAAVEGKSSGSLKLFVIGAAVVALAVASLVAYSRTGDKSGEAAKVQAATPVNESGVVVSFPLADFEGGQAKFYEHKTADSITVRYFIVKSDDGVTRAAFDACDACWPHGKGYSQDKKEMVCNNCQMRFPTSKINEVKGGCNPSPLARTVENGQLLIKVSDIEAGKSYFNLKK, encoded by the coding sequence ATGTCTAACGACATCAAAAAAGATAAATTCGCTGAAAAACGCGCCGCCGTAGAGGGTAAATCCTCCGGCAGCCTCAAGCTTTTCGTCATCGGGGCGGCCGTGGTCGCCCTCGCGGTGGCCTCCCTCGTCGCCTACTCCAGAACCGGAGACAAGTCCGGTGAAGCGGCAAAGGTGCAGGCGGCGACGCCCGTAAACGAATCGGGCGTCGTCGTCTCCTTCCCCCTTGCCGATTTTGAAGGCGGGCAGGCGAAGTTTTACGAGCACAAGACCGCCGACTCCATCACCGTCCGCTATTTCATCGTCAAGAGCGACGACGGCGTGACGAGGGCCGCCTTCGACGCCTGCGACGCCTGCTGGCCCCACGGTAAGGGCTACAGCCAGGACAAAAAGGAGATGGTCTGCAACAACTGCCAGATGCGTTTCCCGACAAGCAAGATCAACGAGGTCAAGGGAGGGTGCAACCCCTCGCCGCTCGCCCGCACCGTCGAAAACGGGCAGCTCTTGATAAAGGTCTCCGATATCGAAGCGGGCAAGTCCTACTTCAATCTGAAAAAGTAG
- a CDS encoding ABC transporter permease has translation MRLTDIALLNLRRRKAKAAFLLTGLLIGVTTVVALLSITEAMSRNVNDKLERYGANILVLPKSETLSLTYGGISLGGVSFDMKELKEEDLAKIRTIENSANIAALGPTVLGVAELSGQKVLTAGVDFSVSHVLKPWWKLVGDIPAGAGVVAGSEAARVFFLIPGETVKIAGKDLKVTGVLEPTGSQDDQLLFTDLKTAQEIFGKKGTVSLVEVAALCKDCPVSDMVNQIGRIIPDANVMAIQSVVKSRLETIEHLRRFSYGISAVVLFVGGLMVLVTMMGSVRERTAEIGVFRAIGFRKSHVMRIIFTESAIVSLLAGILGYPAGLAVTAVALPFFAPGEGAGVALDPVLALFAVSISLLLGLVASIYPAVAATRMDPNEALRAL, from the coding sequence ATGCGGCTCACCGATATCGCCCTTCTGAACCTGCGGCGGAGGAAGGCGAAAGCCGCCTTCCTTCTCACCGGTCTTCTCATTGGCGTAACCACCGTCGTCGCCCTCCTTTCCATTACGGAGGCGATGTCCAGAAACGTCAACGACAAGCTGGAGCGCTACGGCGCGAATATACTCGTACTGCCCAAAAGCGAGACGCTCTCCCTTACTTACGGGGGCATCTCTCTCGGCGGAGTCTCCTTCGACATGAAGGAACTGAAGGAGGAAGACCTCGCCAAAATCCGGACTATAGAAAATTCTGCGAATATCGCCGCCCTCGGTCCGACCGTTCTCGGCGTGGCGGAGCTTTCCGGCCAGAAGGTGTTGACGGCGGGAGTGGATTTTTCCGTCTCTCACGTCCTCAAGCCCTGGTGGAAGCTTGTCGGAGATATTCCAGCCGGAGCCGGTGTCGTAGCCGGTTCGGAAGCCGCCCGAGTCTTTTTTCTGATACCCGGCGAGACGGTGAAAATCGCAGGCAAAGACCTGAAGGTTACCGGGGTTCTCGAACCCACAGGCTCCCAGGACGACCAGCTCCTCTTTACCGACCTTAAAACCGCCCAGGAGATATTCGGAAAGAAGGGAACCGTCTCTCTGGTAGAGGTCGCGGCGCTCTGCAAGGATTGCCCGGTTTCGGACATGGTTAACCAGATAGGGCGGATAATACCCGACGCCAACGTCATGGCCATCCAGTCGGTGGTCAAGTCGAGGCTGGAGACGATAGAGCACCTGCGCCGCTTTTCCTACGGCATAAGTGCGGTAGTTCTTTTCGTCGGCGGCCTCATGGTGCTGGTGACGATGATGGGAAGCGTCCGCGAGCGCACCGCCGAGATAGGCGTCTTTCGCGCCATAGGCTTTCGGAAATCCCACGTGATGCGAATAATCTTCACCGAATCGGCGATAGTCTCCCTCCTCGCGGGAATACTCGGCTATCCGGCCGGGCTCGCGGTAACGGCGGTTGCGCTTCCCTTCTTCGCGCCGGGGGAGGGCGCGGGAGTCGCCTTAGACCCGGTGCTGGCGCTCTTTGCGGTTTCCATCTCACTCCTTCTGGGTCTCGTGGCCTCCATCTACCCGGCGGTAGCCGCCACCAGGATGGACCCCAACGAAGCCCTGCGCGCGCTTTAG
- a CDS encoding ABC transporter ATP-binding protein has protein sequence MSLLIVKNLQKSYGSGDSEVKALREATFEVEEGEFVSIMGESGSGKSTLLSILGALNTPTAGNLNVAGVEVYKLGQEKRADFRREFLGFVFQNFRLIPYLTLGENTMLPLATLSISKKEKVEKARKALEHVGLASKMNRLPSQVSGGEQERAAVARAIVNEPPILLADEPTGNLDSRTAGEVMGMLKELNSHGTTVVMVTHSEKCAAIATRHLLVADGVVSEMR, from the coding sequence ATGAGCTTACTGATAGTAAAAAACCTGCAAAAATCCTACGGCTCGGGCGATTCCGAGGTAAAGGCGCTCCGCGAGGCCACCTTCGAGGTGGAGGAGGGCGAGTTCGTCTCCATAATGGGCGAATCGGGGTCGGGGAAATCCACCCTGCTCTCGATCCTCGGGGCTCTCAACACTCCCACCGCCGGAAACCTGAACGTAGCCGGGGTGGAGGTCTACAAACTCGGTCAGGAGAAGAGGGCGGATTTTCGGCGCGAATTCCTGGGGTTCGTCTTTCAGAACTTCCGCCTTATCCCCTACCTGACGCTGGGGGAGAACACCATGCTACCCCTCGCGACCCTCTCCATCTCGAAAAAAGAGAAGGTCGAAAAGGCGCGAAAGGCGCTTGAGCACGTGGGGCTGGCGAGCAAGATGAACCGCCTGCCGAGCCAGGTCTCCGGCGGCGAGCAGGAGAGGGCGGCGGTCGCAAGGGCCATCGTCAACGAGCCCCCGATACTCCTCGCGGACGAGCCCACCGGCAACCTCGACTCCCGCACGGCGGGCGAGGTGATGGGAATGTTAAAAGAGCTTAACTCCCACGGCACGACCGTCGTCATGGTCACCCACTCCGAGAAATGCGCGGCGATAGCCACGCGGCATCTTCTTGTCGCCGACGGAGTGGTGAGCGAGATGCGCTGA
- a CDS encoding response regulator codes for MDSEKKEEKPKVFTLASDEGRYRLLVENAHVGICVCQGDRVCYANRAFAAMTGYTLLELTSHSLLRIVHQEDHPHVIREYSRRMRGENEASSYEFRGVTKEGRVKWLLMSAIRIDWDGKPAALDFVTDLSDRRYMEETLRKSEARYRSLTDDVLDNSAVGLVILDGELKVAWANRTFGEFFSIQRELTIGLSAGRVLETLQKAATDPSGFLLSARDALKGEGRTATFEFSAKPAPGKEERHIECRTQHVGEGLFSGGRILHFYDITPQKTAQLENAAMQAKLLQSQRLETAGTLACGIAHDFNNILQSICLNAHLLSSQSALAEQDQLYLSRIDSAAGRGTKLVNQLLAFSRGMQASFDAISLSEAVLKGVEMLGWILPENIKVVTELSPEECAILGDEGQIEQILLNLAMNSRDAMPEGGVFRVTAGPVKVSGRNREVEPGDYVLLTVEDSGHGMEESTLCRIYDPFFTTKEVGKGSGIGMSVVYGIVRDHGGQIFCNSTPGKGTVFSIYFKRAGVARIHRKAKAAEPEVLPGKREGVLVVDDEPFIAESLCDVLKANGYEALAANSGEAALELYKEQSGKIDLVVLDLGMPGMGGKECLECLRKMDGELKIIVASGYDAATHAGEVKKLGAKAFISKPYSISGLLRTIEEILEG; via the coding sequence ATGGATAGCGAAAAAAAGGAAGAGAAGCCGAAGGTTTTCACCCTCGCCAGCGACGAGGGCAGGTACAGGCTTCTGGTTGAGAACGCCCACGTGGGCATCTGCGTCTGTCAGGGCGACAGGGTCTGTTACGCGAACAGGGCTTTCGCCGCCATGACTGGCTACACCCTCCTTGAACTTACCTCCCATAGCCTCCTGCGCATCGTCCACCAGGAGGATCACCCCCACGTAATCCGTGAATACTCCCGCCGCATGCGCGGCGAAAACGAGGCCTCAAGCTACGAGTTTCGCGGAGTGACCAAAGAGGGGCGGGTAAAATGGCTCCTCATGAGCGCCATCCGCATCGACTGGGACGGCAAACCCGCGGCTCTCGATTTCGTCACCGACCTCAGCGACCGCCGGTACATGGAAGAGACGCTCCGGAAAAGCGAGGCGCGCTACCGCTCCCTGACCGACGACGTCCTCGACAACTCCGCGGTCGGCCTCGTGATTCTCGACGGCGAACTGAAAGTGGCCTGGGCCAACCGCACCTTCGGTGAATTTTTCAGCATTCAAAGGGAGCTGACTATCGGGCTTTCGGCCGGGAGGGTGCTTGAGACCCTTCAAAAAGCCGCCACGGACCCCTCGGGTTTTCTCCTTTCGGCTAGAGACGCGCTGAAAGGTGAAGGGCGGACGGCCACCTTTGAATTTTCGGCGAAACCGGCTCCGGGGAAAGAGGAGCGCCACATTGAGTGCCGGACGCAGCACGTCGGGGAGGGGCTTTTCAGCGGCGGGCGCATACTCCATTTTTACGACATCACCCCCCAGAAGACGGCGCAGCTTGAAAACGCCGCCATGCAGGCGAAGCTCCTCCAGTCGCAGCGGCTGGAGACGGCGGGCACCCTTGCCTGCGGCATAGCGCACGACTTCAACAATATACTCCAGTCCATCTGCCTCAACGCGCATCTTTTGTCTTCTCAAAGCGCCCTGGCGGAGCAGGACCAGCTCTATCTTTCGCGCATAGATTCCGCCGCCGGGCGGGGGACAAAGCTGGTAAACCAGCTACTCGCTTTCAGCAGGGGAATGCAGGCTTCCTTCGACGCCATATCGCTTTCGGAGGCTGTTTTAAAAGGCGTGGAGATGCTCGGCTGGATATTGCCCGAAAACATAAAGGTGGTGACCGAATTGTCGCCGGAGGAGTGCGCCATTCTCGGCGACGAGGGGCAGATAGAGCAGATACTCCTGAATCTGGCGATGAACTCCAGAGACGCCATGCCGGAGGGCGGAGTTTTCAGGGTAACGGCCGGGCCGGTGAAGGTATCGGGGAGAAACAGGGAGGTGGAGCCGGGGGACTACGTCCTTCTCACAGTCGAGGACAGCGGTCACGGCATGGAGGAATCCACTCTTTGCAGAATCTACGACCCCTTCTTCACCACGAAGGAGGTCGGCAAGGGCTCCGGTATAGGCATGTCGGTCGTTTACGGCATCGTAAGAGACCACGGCGGTCAGATTTTCTGCAACTCGACGCCCGGAAAGGGAACCGTCTTCAGCATTTACTTCAAGCGGGCAGGCGTAGCGCGTATCCACCGGAAGGCAAAGGCGGCGGAACCGGAGGTTCTGCCCGGAAAGAGAGAAGGGGTGCTCGTGGTCGACGACGAGCCCTTCATCGCCGAGAGCCTTTGCGACGTACTCAAGGCGAACGGCTACGAGGCGCTGGCGGCCAACAGCGGCGAGGCTGCGCTGGAACTCTACAAGGAGCAGTCCGGAAAGATCGACCTCGTCGTCCTCGATCTCGGCATGCCGGGCATGGGGGGTAAAGAGTGCCTCGAATGCCTCAGGAAGATGGACGGCGAACTGAAAATTATCGTCGCCAGCGGCTACGACGCGGCCACTCACGCCGGGGAAGTGAAAAAACTCGGAGCCAAAGCCTTCATCTCCAAACCCTACAGCATCTCGGGGCTTCTCAGGACTATCGAGGAGATACTGGAAGGGTAG